The following coding sequences lie in one Bifidobacterium sp. ESL0690 genomic window:
- a CDS encoding DUF2156 domain-containing protein: protein MQNHEDPKNKKSRKGGPSSWTVLGHDLVSWMRGHLFAIVVAAVFLFVNIFDMVSSAIRHLRTPAYGRTISLTEILLGRMRNGGKPNDPFQQPLHSQDIIPWLTKILRSAVFVRSPLMLIVYTLLIVIILAVAQSRLGALKTTFAALFSAIIGSTLGLLVCVLVDMAMHDWQSMERLPVLLSPLTIIIGALMAESAYESALWRRRILLLGYTIIGTLLLFSGNPGDYCTLGAAIVGQLTGLLMHGPIKEHIQWANSTDYEIRRLFAFAQLVLAIGPLLALTSTSHLGPLTTFGLFTSSIWGDSSLLTSCSVNQSVTSCLRLVATRQHLAIAGLWLHMLLPIAALALVAWGLYHGRRLAAWVSIVLNGAAVVFSVLYYVVFPLTVTPISPSMATKYNFMPAFITTALPPLVLIILMVRELPHFSVSTGSSRVRNGIIAMVGMLLVTSGVYIGFAVAAPQDFKPRPTVKLMIMDMLRRLLPTGFGGRKSTALIVPQTTIATLVSEALTVLFWLTVLIVFILWFRDNVTPDERDRKKAEALVTLGGESMSFMTTWEGNHYWFSSTGRSAIAYRVLHGIALTVTGPFGDPNEYMNDLREFSAFCTAKGWSPSFYAVHDDQREELENMGWSSIQVGTEMVLDPSQWQTRGKKWQDIRTAINKAKRDGITDVLTTYDQAGFNIDQQIVDISEQWAQLKALPEMKFTLGGIEELRDDRVALLYAVDEQGTVLGVTSWLPTYRDGRVIGWTLDFMRHRTDSPNGIMEFLIARMAERLRDQGQADPANAVKFMSLSAAPLAGMGEKAPAAADKAVEGNKADKSSDKSDKADQVQKTDETAKTDQSDKPENKDKDTDEAKNEGTKNTDAETATSPSGTEIIEHALQIAADVLEPAYGFKSLFFFKKKFQPSPAPIYICYPDSAKLAQIGIAVVNAYVPELKPKQVVEIVKSMTSTDKGGKK from the coding sequence ATGCAGAATCACGAAGACCCGAAAAACAAGAAAAGCAGAAAGGGCGGCCCCTCAAGCTGGACCGTGCTGGGCCATGACCTTGTCAGTTGGATGCGCGGACATCTTTTCGCCATCGTCGTCGCTGCCGTATTCCTTTTCGTCAATATCTTCGACATGGTTTCTTCGGCCATCCGCCATCTGCGCACTCCGGCCTACGGACGCACCATAAGCCTCACCGAAATTCTTTTGGGACGTATGCGCAACGGCGGGAAACCGAACGACCCGTTCCAGCAGCCGCTTCACAGCCAAGACATCATCCCCTGGCTGACGAAGATCCTGCGCTCCGCGGTATTCGTGCGCAGCCCCCTGATGCTCATCGTCTACACGCTTTTAATCGTCATCATCCTTGCCGTGGCGCAATCACGGCTCGGGGCTCTCAAAACGACGTTCGCGGCATTGTTCAGCGCCATTATCGGCTCCACTCTGGGGCTTTTGGTCTGTGTTCTGGTCGACATGGCCATGCATGACTGGCAGAGCATGGAGCGCCTGCCTGTGCTGCTCTCTCCTCTGACCATCATCATCGGGGCGCTGATGGCGGAAAGCGCCTACGAATCGGCACTATGGCGACGCCGTATCCTGCTGCTCGGCTATACCATCATCGGCACGCTCCTGCTTTTCAGCGGCAATCCCGGCGACTATTGCACACTCGGCGCGGCAATCGTCGGCCAGCTCACCGGCCTGCTGATGCACGGCCCGATCAAGGAGCACATCCAGTGGGCCAACAGCACCGACTATGAGATCCGCCGCCTCTTCGCCTTCGCCCAACTGGTGCTCGCCATCGGCCCGCTGCTGGCGCTGACCTCCACCTCCCATCTCGGACCGTTGACGACCTTTGGCCTCTTCACCTCCTCCATCTGGGGCGATTCCTCGCTCCTGACCTCCTGCAGCGTGAACCAGTCGGTGACCAGCTGTCTGCGTTTGGTCGCCACCAGACAGCACCTTGCCATAGCAGGTCTCTGGCTGCATATGCTGCTGCCCATCGCGGCCCTCGCTTTGGTGGCATGGGGCCTTTACCACGGTCGCCGTTTGGCGGCTTGGGTGAGCATCGTGCTCAATGGTGCGGCCGTCGTATTTTCCGTGCTTTATTATGTGGTCTTCCCGCTCACCGTCACACCGATAAGCCCGAGCATGGCCACTAAATACAACTTCATGCCGGCTTTCATCACCACTGCCCTTCCACCTTTGGTGCTGATTATCCTGATGGTTCGGGAACTCCCGCATTTCAGCGTTTCCACCGGTTCTTCTCGCGTCCGCAACGGTATCATTGCCATGGTGGGCATGCTGCTGGTCACCAGCGGTGTCTATATCGGCTTCGCTGTGGCCGCACCCCAGGACTTCAAGCCGCGTCCAACTGTCAAACTCATGATTATGGATATGCTGCGCAGGCTTCTGCCGACCGGTTTCGGCGGCCGCAAGTCCACGGCTCTTATCGTTCCGCAAACCACAATCGCAACACTGGTAAGCGAAGCCCTTACCGTTCTGTTCTGGCTTACGGTGCTGATTGTCTTCATCCTTTGGTTCCGTGACAACGTCACCCCCGACGAGCGCGACCGCAAGAAGGCCGAAGCGTTGGTCACCCTTGGCGGCGAATCGATGAGCTTCATGACCACTTGGGAAGGCAATCACTATTGGTTCTCCTCCACCGGCCGTTCCGCCATCGCCTACCGCGTGTTGCACGGCATCGCCCTGACCGTCACCGGTCCCTTTGGCGATCCAAACGAATACATGAACGATTTGCGTGAATTCAGCGCATTCTGCACCGCAAAAGGCTGGTCTCCTTCCTTCTATGCCGTCCATGACGACCAGCGTGAAGAACTCGAAAACATGGGTTGGTCTTCCATCCAGGTCGGTACCGAAATGGTCCTCGACCCGAGTCAGTGGCAGACGCGCGGCAAGAAATGGCAGGACATCCGCACCGCTATCAACAAGGCCAAGCGCGACGGCATCACCGACGTGCTCACCACTTACGACCAGGCCGGTTTCAACATCGACCAGCAGATCGTGGACATTTCAGAGCAATGGGCCCAACTCAAGGCTTTGCCGGAAATGAAGTTCACGCTCGGCGGCATAGAAGAACTGCGCGACGACCGTGTGGCGCTGCTGTATGCAGTGGACGAGCAAGGCACGGTTCTCGGCGTCACCAGCTGGCTGCCCACCTACCGCGACGGCCGGGTCATCGGCTGGACGCTGGACTTCATGCGCCATCGCACCGACAGCCCCAACGGCATCATGGAATTCCTTATCGCCCGCATGGCCGAGCGTTTGCGCGACCAAGGCCAGGCCGATCCAGCCAATGCCGTGAAATTCATGAGCCTTTCGGCGGCCCCATTGGCCGGCATGGGCGAGAAGGCTCCTGCTGCCGCAGATAAGGCGGTTGAAGGAAACAAGGCTGATAAATCATCCGATAAATCGGATAAGGCCGATCAAGTCCAAAAGACAGACGAAACCGCAAAAACCGATCAATCCGACAAGCCCGAAAACAAGGATAAGGACACCGACGAAGCCAAGAACGAGGGCACGAAGAATACAGATGCTGAAACAGCGACATCGCCAAGCGGCACTGAGATCATCGAACATGCTCTGCAGATCGCGGCCGACGTGCTTGAACCGGCCTACGGTTTCAAGTCGCTGTTCTTCTTCAAGAAGAAGTTCCAGCCCAGCCCGGCCCCGATCTATATCTGCTACCCCGATTCGGCCAAACTCGCCCAGATCGGCATCGCCGTGGTCAACGCCTACGTGCCGGAACTCAAGCCGAAGCAGGTCGTCGAAATCGTGAAATCCATGACCTCAACGGACAAGGGCGGCAAGAAGTAA
- a CDS encoding LTA synthase family protein: MDEAEKAKFAEKKNSRDVHDGNDMSSPAQEAAANRNDDSGSESNVEVKSESKAKTDKKSKGLHIPAWLYVLLFVVFGIIMALILQQGVSQSDTRVKLASPLTGVWGMISKMWEKGNFVLVLNLLLLGLIYLAVIMLFNRFWIATPVMFVLIIFIAVVEHFKVSVRYETILPSDLSFVSNGDAGSLMSFIPSGSGGLIAGVVVAMVLVVALFVALNHFDVRHGKVFGFENHSVVADGEVRKKADNSGSESVESSNAESKSIDGSGNGINNKVKSKSLGAALRIVLIVMPLLLVTGFSYQVGQINTFTHSFANTMGYIPSMWDSVYDAQRNGPLVSFLGQAHPKVMDQPSDYSEATMKQVAKRYSAEAAKINKTRTTKMNDSSVVFILSESYSDPSRVPGLKLNHDAIPNTREIKEHTTGGYMLSSGYGGGTANLEYMSLTGMSMANFDPSLTSPYQQLIPGEKWTPTINQLWGSKEHSVAFHPYEPSMYLRANNYKKFGFSHFYSLEPPEVIAHRQKIDSSPYVSDASAYQSVYESMKKNPQNEFVQLATMQNHMPYHNWYKGNTFKAESTDPAQPLGADENESINTYAKGANITDKATAKFLEQMDSLNKPVTVVFYGDHLPGIYKTASADEKNSLALHTTDYFIWSNKASGRQGYKSPDGTYSSPNFFMAQAAEQNNAKVTPFLAFLTQLHGKVSAMEPPVVNQIQGWSRIPEGQPIYLGPNGQPMAASDFDKETKQLMHDYKLIQYDVTAGKGYLKDAGFMG; encoded by the coding sequence ATGGACGAGGCCGAAAAAGCGAAATTCGCTGAGAAAAAAAATTCACGTGATGTGCACGATGGGAACGATATGTCATCGCCGGCGCAGGAAGCTGCGGCAAACAGGAACGACGATTCCGGCAGCGAAAGCAATGTGGAGGTGAAATCCGAATCTAAAGCGAAAACTGACAAGAAATCCAAGGGATTGCACATTCCCGCTTGGCTTTATGTGTTGCTGTTTGTGGTCTTCGGCATCATCATGGCGCTTATTCTGCAGCAGGGCGTCTCCCAGAGCGATACCCGCGTGAAGCTGGCCAGCCCGCTTACCGGCGTGTGGGGCATGATTTCCAAGATGTGGGAGAAGGGCAATTTCGTCCTCGTCCTGAACCTGCTTTTGCTGGGTCTCATTTATCTTGCTGTGATTATGTTGTTCAACCGTTTCTGGATTGCAACGCCGGTCATGTTTGTGTTGATTATTTTCATTGCTGTGGTCGAGCATTTCAAGGTCAGCGTTCGCTATGAGACGATTCTGCCTTCCGATCTGAGCTTTGTTTCCAACGGCGACGCCGGATCGCTGATGAGTTTCATTCCCTCTGGCTCCGGCGGGCTTATTGCCGGTGTTGTCGTGGCGATGGTCTTGGTCGTAGCGCTTTTCGTTGCGTTGAACCATTTCGACGTGCGGCATGGCAAGGTGTTCGGGTTTGAAAACCATAGCGTAGTTGCTGATGGCGAGGTGCGCAAAAAGGCGGATAACAGCGGAAGCGAGAGCGTCGAAAGCAGTAATGCTGAAAGTAAAAGTATTGACGGCAGTGGCAATGGAATTAATAATAAGGTAAAGAGCAAAAGCCTCGGCGCTGCACTGCGTATCGTACTTATCGTCATGCCGTTGCTTCTGGTGACCGGTTTCAGCTATCAGGTCGGCCAGATCAATACCTTCACCCATTCCTTTGCCAACACCATGGGCTATATTCCCTCGATGTGGGATTCCGTTTACGACGCTCAGCGCAACGGCCCGCTGGTCTCGTTCCTGGGTCAGGCCCATCCGAAAGTGATGGACCAGCCGAGCGATTATAGCGAGGCCACGATGAAGCAGGTTGCCAAGCGCTATAGCGCTGAAGCCGCGAAAATCAACAAGACGCGCACCACCAAGATGAACGACAGCAGCGTCGTCTTCATCCTCTCCGAATCATATTCGGATCCGTCTCGTGTGCCGGGACTCAAGCTCAACCATGATGCCATCCCCAATACCCGCGAGATCAAGGAACACACGACCGGCGGCTACATGCTTTCCTCCGGCTATGGCGGCGGCACCGCGAATCTTGAATACATGAGCCTGACTGGCATGTCGATGGCCAATTTCGACCCATCGCTTACCAGCCCATATCAACAGCTCATTCCGGGCGAAAAGTGGACGCCGACCATCAACCAGCTGTGGGGGAGCAAGGAACATTCTGTAGCCTTCCACCCCTACGAGCCGTCGATGTACCTGCGTGCCAACAACTACAAGAAATTCGGTTTCTCGCATTTCTACTCGCTGGAGCCACCCGAGGTCATCGCGCACCGCCAGAAGATCGATTCCTCGCCCTACGTTTCCGACGCTTCGGCTTATCAGAGCGTCTACGAGTCGATGAAGAAGAATCCTCAGAACGAATTCGTCCAGCTGGCCACGATGCAGAACCATATGCCGTACCACAACTGGTACAAGGGCAACACGTTCAAGGCCGAATCCACCGACCCTGCGCAGCCGCTTGGCGCCGACGAGAACGAGTCGATCAACACGTACGCCAAAGGCGCGAACATCACCGACAAAGCCACCGCCAAGTTCTTGGAGCAGATGGACTCGCTCAACAAGCCTGTGACTGTCGTCTTCTATGGTGACCATCTGCCTGGCATCTACAAGACCGCTTCGGCCGACGAGAAGAACTCGCTGGCGCTGCACACCACCGACTACTTCATCTGGTCGAACAAGGCCAGCGGGCGGCAAGGATACAAGAGCCCGGACGGAACCTATTCCTCGCCGAACTTCTTCATGGCGCAGGCAGCCGAACAGAACAACGCCAAGGTCACGCCGTTCCTAGCCTTCCTCACCCAGCTGCATGGCAAGGTTTCTGCGATGGAGCCGCCCGTGGTCAACCAGATTCAGGGTTGGTCGCGCATCCCCGAAGGTCAGCCGATCTACCTTGGTCCCAATGGTCAGCCGATGGCTGCGAGCGATTTCGACAAGGAAACCAAGCAACTCATGCACGACTACAAGCTCATCCAGTATGACGTCACTGCCGGCAAGGGCTATCTCAAAGACGCCGGATTCATGGGATAA
- the purM gene encoding phosphoribosylformylglycinamidine cyclo-ligase, whose amino-acid sequence MPQAYEQAGVSVEAGYEVVRRIKSHVARTNRPGVVGGIGGFGGLFDLASLGYKEPMLVSGTDGVGTKLMVAKMAGKHDTIGIDCVAMCVNDIAAQGAQPLFFLDYIACGKNDPALLEQVVSGVADGCVQAESALIGGETAEMPGMYDENEYDLAGFAVGVAEKSAIVDGSGIHEGDALIGLESSGVHSNGFSLVREALFNEAGYTVDTKLDELGDATLGDVLLTPTKIYVKALKPLFAAGLIKGVAHVTGGGFIENIPRMIPAGLAASIKIGTWSIPPIFDIIERAGSIDHEEMFNVFNMGIGMVLAVDPANVKQALTTLESVGETGHIIGSITTEPGDAQRVRFE is encoded by the coding sequence CGGGAGTCAGCGTCGAGGCCGGATACGAGGTCGTCCGGCGCATCAAGTCGCACGTCGCTCGAACCAACCGACCTGGTGTGGTCGGCGGTATCGGGGGGTTCGGCGGGCTTTTCGATTTGGCCAGCCTCGGGTATAAGGAACCGATGCTGGTCTCCGGCACCGACGGCGTCGGCACCAAGCTCATGGTGGCCAAAATGGCCGGCAAGCATGACACCATCGGCATCGACTGCGTGGCGATGTGCGTCAACGACATCGCAGCCCAGGGCGCGCAACCACTGTTCTTCCTTGATTACATCGCCTGCGGCAAGAACGACCCGGCACTTCTGGAACAGGTCGTTTCCGGTGTGGCCGACGGCTGCGTTCAAGCGGAATCCGCGCTTATTGGCGGAGAAACGGCAGAAATGCCCGGTATGTATGACGAAAACGAATATGACTTGGCTGGATTCGCGGTCGGTGTCGCCGAAAAATCCGCCATCGTGGACGGCTCGGGCATCCATGAGGGCGACGCATTGATTGGTTTGGAATCCTCAGGTGTTCATTCCAACGGATTCTCATTGGTACGCGAAGCGCTTTTTAACGAAGCCGGCTATACCGTCGATACGAAACTCGACGAACTGGGCGACGCCACGTTGGGCGATGTTCTGCTCACCCCGACGAAAATCTATGTGAAGGCGCTCAAGCCGCTCTTTGCCGCAGGGCTTATCAAAGGCGTCGCACACGTCACTGGCGGTGGGTTCATCGAGAACATTCCCCGTATGATTCCCGCCGGCCTTGCTGCTTCGATCAAAATCGGCACCTGGAGCATTCCGCCGATTTTCGACATCATCGAACGCGCCGGCAGCATCGATCATGAAGAAATGTTCAATGTCTTCAACATGGGCATAGGCATGGTGCTGGCCGTCGACCCGGCGAATGTAAAGCAGGCACTTACAACCCTTGAATCGGTGGGCGAAACCGGCCACATCATCGGCTCGATTACCACCGAACCCGGAGATGCGCAACGCGTACGATTCGAATGA
- a CDS encoding alpha/beta hydrolase-fold protein, translated as MMDWFFNIQLLKGWLPTSLLVATIIGLVIVVVLKSKDGWRDPLLKQLGWGVVGGLAGRVVVWLLSDVFMVFGVSLGSLVETTITYGLAVISALIAACVNSGKLRRVIAIITIVLALITCALKVDGIYGEYTTLGSLFGHNQFSKLDLSTVGKATNKADDTVSKWEKLGKEGKLPAMPKQGQVHSVDIPNTLSHFKARTANVYLPPAALTKNPPKLPVMVVLAGQPGTPDRFFSAGVLGQKLDAYAAKHYGMAPIAVSPDQNGSLTHNSLCADTSEGNAETYLTKDVTSWIKSNLPVEKSADKWLIGGFSQGGTCATQLGPAHPDLYGHIYSAGGEIEPTTGSHKSTVKKYFGGDEKAFDKHVPIKIIERNAPSKQTWFSAAGQVDSKSQKNQKAISKAAMNSGMSVTTVIVKGTGHDWHTVNAGMTAQIDLFGTETGLGKTGKSIDSYPLLEVVSDNTNTFDD; from the coding sequence ATGATGGACTGGTTTTTCAACATTCAACTGCTTAAGGGCTGGCTACCCACTTCCCTGTTGGTAGCAACGATTATCGGTCTGGTCATCGTCGTCGTCCTCAAATCGAAGGACGGCTGGCGTGATCCTCTTTTGAAACAGCTCGGATGGGGTGTGGTCGGCGGCCTGGCGGGCCGTGTCGTCGTCTGGCTGCTTTCCGACGTTTTTATGGTTTTTGGCGTAAGCCTCGGAAGTTTGGTGGAAACGACCATAACCTACGGTCTTGCAGTAATTTCGGCGTTAATCGCCGCGTGCGTGAATTCGGGGAAGCTGCGTCGCGTCATCGCCATCATCACCATCGTCCTGGCATTGATCACCTGCGCGCTGAAAGTTGACGGCATCTACGGCGAATACACCACACTAGGTTCGCTTTTCGGACACAACCAATTCTCCAAACTCGACCTGAGCACGGTCGGCAAGGCAACCAACAAGGCAGACGACACCGTCTCAAAGTGGGAAAAGCTCGGCAAGGAAGGCAAGCTGCCGGCAATGCCGAAACAAGGCCAGGTCCATTCGGTCGACATTCCCAATACCCTTTCGCATTTCAAGGCCCGCACGGCCAACGTCTATCTTCCGCCGGCAGCGCTGACGAAGAACCCGCCAAAACTTCCGGTCATGGTCGTCCTCGCTGGGCAGCCGGGCACACCGGATCGTTTCTTCAGCGCCGGAGTGCTGGGACAAAAACTTGACGCCTACGCTGCCAAGCATTACGGAATGGCGCCAATAGCCGTTTCCCCCGATCAGAACGGCTCGCTGACGCATAACTCGCTGTGCGCCGATACATCCGAAGGCAATGCGGAAACCTACCTCACCAAGGATGTGACCAGCTGGATCAAGTCCAATCTTCCCGTGGAGAAATCCGCAGACAAATGGCTGATCGGCGGGTTCTCGCAGGGCGGTACCTGCGCCACCCAGCTCGGTCCGGCACATCCCGACCTTTACGGCCATATTTATTCCGCAGGCGGTGAGATCGAGCCTACGACCGGTTCCCACAAAAGCACGGTGAAGAAATACTTCGGCGGCGATGAGAAGGCCTTCGACAAGCACGTTCCGATTAAAATCATCGAGCGCAACGCACCGTCCAAGCAGACATGGTTCTCCGCGGCCGGCCAGGTCGATTCGAAATCACAAAAGAACCAGAAGGCCATCTCCAAAGCGGCCATGAACTCGGGGATGTCGGTGACCACCGTCATCGTCAAAGGCACCGGGCACGACTGGCACACCGTCAACGCCGGAATGACCGCTCAAATCGATCTGTTCGGCACCGAAACAGGGCTCGGGAAAACAGGCAAGAGCATCGATTCCTATCCTCTGCTGGAAGTAGTGAGTGACAATACCAACACATTCGACGATTAA
- the purD gene encoding phosphoribosylamine--glycine ligase has product MGMKVLVIGSGAREHAIAATLLKGASVDEVTVAPGNPGMELDGIRTTHIDPSNHAALIEFMQSSGYDWALVGPEVPLMHGIVDDFREVGLKAFGPTRAAAQVEGSKDFAKQLMARHAIPTAAYRTFTDYDAAAAYVAEHGAPIVIKADGLAAGKGVTVALDTQTALGALEDIFVERRFGNDDLKVVIEDFLEGQEFSLMSFVNGTEFWPMPISQDHKRAYDGDKGPNTGGMGAYSPVPQVSDDTVEQAINTIIRPTVEALAEEGTPFTGILYAGLIATDDGPKVIEFNARFGDPETEAVLPLLTSDLDEGINAILNDEQPTFTWRTNATALGVVLAAKGYPGKPKKGTLVPAIPTDSDSHIYYAGVKKPKHPENQDPADLISSTGLVSSSGRVLVYETVAPTLQAAQSKIYDTLDTLNTTGFFYRHDIGAKALEAIVPNNPNHIE; this is encoded by the coding sequence ATGGGTATGAAGGTTTTGGTCATCGGATCAGGTGCGCGCGAGCACGCCATCGCCGCCACGCTGCTCAAAGGCGCAAGCGTCGACGAAGTCACCGTCGCACCCGGCAACCCCGGCATGGAACTCGACGGCATCCGCACCACCCACATCGACCCGTCCAATCACGCGGCGCTTATCGAGTTCATGCAGTCCAGCGGCTACGACTGGGCGCTCGTCGGCCCCGAAGTGCCGCTGATGCATGGCATCGTCGACGATTTCCGCGAAGTCGGCCTCAAAGCGTTCGGCCCCACCCGCGCCGCGGCCCAGGTCGAAGGCTCGAAGGATTTCGCAAAACAGCTCATGGCCCGCCACGCCATTCCGACCGCCGCCTACCGCACGTTCACCGATTACGACGCGGCTGCAGCCTATGTTGCCGAACACGGAGCACCCATCGTCATCAAGGCCGACGGACTGGCCGCCGGAAAGGGCGTGACCGTCGCGCTTGACACGCAGACAGCGCTCGGCGCGCTTGAAGACATTTTCGTCGAACGTCGTTTTGGCAATGACGATCTGAAAGTAGTTATCGAGGACTTCCTCGAAGGCCAGGAATTCTCCCTGATGAGCTTCGTCAACGGTACCGAATTCTGGCCAATGCCCATCTCGCAGGACCACAAGCGCGCATACGACGGCGACAAGGGCCCGAACACCGGCGGTATGGGAGCCTATAGTCCCGTCCCGCAAGTCAGCGACGACACGGTCGAACAGGCCATCAACACCATCATCCGCCCCACCGTCGAGGCGTTGGCCGAAGAAGGCACCCCATTCACGGGCATTCTTTACGCCGGCCTTATCGCCACCGACGATGGACCAAAAGTCATCGAATTCAACGCACGTTTTGGAGACCCGGAGACGGAAGCCGTACTGCCGTTGCTTACCAGCGACCTCGACGAAGGTATCAACGCCATCCTCAACGACGAACAACCAACATTCACCTGGCGCACGAATGCCACCGCGCTTGGTGTGGTGCTGGCCGCCAAAGGTTACCCTGGCAAGCCGAAGAAAGGCACCTTGGTTCCAGCCATCCCCACTGACTCAGATTCCCATATCTATTACGCCGGCGTGAAAAAGCCGAAGCATCCCGAAAATCAGGATCCTGCCGATTTGATCTCTTCAACCGGCCTGGTCTCCTCCTCCGGCCGCGTCTTGGTCTACGAAACCGTCGCCCCCACTCTCCAAGCCGCGCAGTCGAAAATCTACGACACTTTGGACACACTGAACACCACCGGCTTCTTCTACCGCCACGACATCGGCGCGAAAGCTCTAGAAGCTATTGTTCCGAATAACCCGAATCATATTGAATAG